The Salminus brasiliensis chromosome 3, fSalBra1.hap2, whole genome shotgun sequence genome contains a region encoding:
- the clk2a gene encoding dual specificity protein kinase CLK2 isoform X3 → MECIDHRRGGCHVALKIIKNVEKYKEAARLEINVLEKINERDPDNKNLCVRMFDWFDYHGHMCLSFELLALSTFDFLKENNYLPYSISQVRHMAYQICLAVKFMHDNKLTHTDLKPENILFVNSDFTITYNVEKKRDERTVKSTAVRVVDFGSATFDHEHHSTIVSTRHYRAPEVILELGWSQPCDVWSIGCILFEYYLGFTLFQTHDNREHLAMMERILGPVPSRMIRKTRKQKYFYHGRLDWDESSSAGRYVRENCKPLRRYILSEAEEHHQLFDLIEAMLEYEPSKRITLAASLRHPFFQIPVASSDQMPGKSWEGNRDISR, encoded by the exons ATGGAGTGCATTGACCATCGCAG GGGTGGATGCCACGTTGCTctgaaaatcattaaaaatgtggAGAAGTACAAAGAGGCAGCTCGACTGGAGATCAACGTACTAGAAAAGATCAACGAGAGAGACCCTGACAACAAAAA TCTGTGTGTTCGGATGTTTGACTGGTTTGACTACCATGGCCACATGTGCCTTAGCTTTGAGCTTTTAGCTCTTAGTACTTttgatttcctgaaggaaaACAATTACCTGCCCTACTCAATCAGCCAGGTCCGGCACATGGCCTACCAGATCTGTCTTGCTGTCAAAT TTATGCATGATAACAAGCTGACCCACACAGACTTGAAACCAGAAAACATCCTCTTTGTGAACTCTGACTTCACCATAACATACAATGTAGAGAAG AAAAGAGACGAGCGAACAGTGAAGAGCACAGCAGTAAGGGTAGTAGACTTCGGCAGTGCCACCTTTGACCACGAGCACCACAGCACAATCGTCTCAACCAGGCATTACCGTGCACCTGAAGTCATTCTAG AGTTGGGTTGGAGCCAGCCTTGTGACGTGTGGAGTATTGGCTGCATTCTCTTTGAATACTACCTTGGCTTCACACTTTTCCAG ACTCATGATAATAGAGAGCACTTAGCCATGATGGAGAGGATATTGGGCCCTGTCCCATCCAGGATGATCCGCAAAACCCG CAAACAGAAGTACTTTTACCATGGCCGTTTGGACTGGGACGAAAGCTCCTCGGCAGGAAGATATGTCAGAGAGAACTGCAAACCCTTGCGG AGGTATATCCTCTCTGAGGCTGAGGAGCATCACCAGCTGTTTGACCTGATTGAGGCCATGCTGGAGTATGAGCCGTCTAAGCGCATCACACTGGCCGCGTCCCTGAGACACCCCTTCTTCCAGATTCCTGTTGCATCAAGCGACCAGATGCCAGGCAAGAGCTGGGAGGGAAACCGTGACATTAGCCGATGA
- the clk2a gene encoding dual specificity protein kinase CLK2 isoform X1: MPHSRRYPSSERASRCSFQDRYRERDRERGRRQRRRRSPSFSSSSDRERRGRGHRQEGGYARSRSYDNRSLDRRQYDRRYCESYRRQDHSRDRDRERDRGTPDNYYSRDTSPSYDYRRVHEREREDSYRQKGSRRKHKRRRRRTRSYSPSSSRSDSGTRALCVRDDEEGHLICRSGDVLQERYEIVGTLGEGTFGRVMECIDHRRGGCHVALKIIKNVEKYKEAARLEINVLEKINERDPDNKNLCVRMFDWFDYHGHMCLSFELLALSTFDFLKENNYLPYSISQVRHMAYQICLAVKFMHDNKLTHTDLKPENILFVNSDFTITYNVEKKRDERTVKSTAVRVVDFGSATFDHEHHSTIVSTRHYRAPEVILELGWSQPCDVWSIGCILFEYYLGFTLFQTHDNREHLAMMERILGPVPSRMIRKTRKQKYFYHGRLDWDESSSAGRYVRENCKPLRRYILSEAEEHHQLFDLIEAMLEYEPSKRITLAASLRHPFFQIPVASSDQMPGKSWEGNRDISR, translated from the exons ATGCCTCATTCTCGGCGGTACCCGTCCTCAGAGCGGGCGAGCCGCTGTAGCTTTCAAGACAGGTATcgtgagcgagacagagagcgaggAAGAAGGCAGCGACGGCGACGCTCACCCTCCTTCTCTTCCAGCAGTGACAGAGAAAGACGGGGACGCGGGCACAGACAGGAGGGTGGCTATGCACGCTCTAGGAG CTACGACAACCGTTCACTAGACAGACGGCAGTATGACAGACGTTATTGCGAGAGCTACAGACGGCAGGACCACAGCAGGGATCGCGACCGGGAACGTGACCGCGGGACACCGGACAACTACTATTCTCGTGACACCTCGCCCAGTTACGACTACCGCCGCGTCCACGAACGGGAGCGTGAGGACTCGTACCGGCAGAAAGGCAGCAGGCGTAAGCACAAACGAAGGCGGCGTAGAACCAGGTCCTATAGCCCATCCTCCTCG CGGAGTGACAGCGGGACGCGGGCGCTGTGTGTGAGGGACGACGAGGAGGGTCATCTGATCTGTCGGAGTGGCGACGTCCTGCAAGAGAGAT aTGAAATTGTTGGCACTTTGGGGGAGGGCACATTTGGGAGGGTGATGGAGTGCATTGACCATCGCAG GGGTGGATGCCACGTTGCTctgaaaatcattaaaaatgtggAGAAGTACAAAGAGGCAGCTCGACTGGAGATCAACGTACTAGAAAAGATCAACGAGAGAGACCCTGACAACAAAAA TCTGTGTGTTCGGATGTTTGACTGGTTTGACTACCATGGCCACATGTGCCTTAGCTTTGAGCTTTTAGCTCTTAGTACTTttgatttcctgaaggaaaACAATTACCTGCCCTACTCAATCAGCCAGGTCCGGCACATGGCCTACCAGATCTGTCTTGCTGTCAAAT TTATGCATGATAACAAGCTGACCCACACAGACTTGAAACCAGAAAACATCCTCTTTGTGAACTCTGACTTCACCATAACATACAATGTAGAGAAG AAAAGAGACGAGCGAACAGTGAAGAGCACAGCAGTAAGGGTAGTAGACTTCGGCAGTGCCACCTTTGACCACGAGCACCACAGCACAATCGTCTCAACCAGGCATTACCGTGCACCTGAAGTCATTCTAG AGTTGGGTTGGAGCCAGCCTTGTGACGTGTGGAGTATTGGCTGCATTCTCTTTGAATACTACCTTGGCTTCACACTTTTCCAG ACTCATGATAATAGAGAGCACTTAGCCATGATGGAGAGGATATTGGGCCCTGTCCCATCCAGGATGATCCGCAAAACCCG CAAACAGAAGTACTTTTACCATGGCCGTTTGGACTGGGACGAAAGCTCCTCGGCAGGAAGATATGTCAGAGAGAACTGCAAACCCTTGCGG AGGTATATCCTCTCTGAGGCTGAGGAGCATCACCAGCTGTTTGACCTGATTGAGGCCATGCTGGAGTATGAGCCGTCTAAGCGCATCACACTGGCCGCGTCCCTGAGACACCCCTTCTTCCAGATTCCTGTTGCATCAAGCGACCAGATGCCAGGCAAGAGCTGGGAGGGAAACCGTGACATTAGCCGATGA
- the clk2a gene encoding dual specificity protein kinase CLK2 isoform X2 encodes MPHSRRYPSSERASRCSFQDRYRERDRERGRRQRRRRSPSFSSSSDRERRGRGHRQEGGYARSRSYDNRSLDRRQYDRRYCESYRRQDHSRDRDRERDRGTPDNYYSRDTSPSYDYRRVHEREREDSYRQKGSRRKHKRRRRRTRSYSPSSSRSDSGTRALCVRDDEEGHLICRSGDVLQERYEIVGTLGEGTFGRVMECIDHRRGGCHVALKIIKNVEKYKEAARLEINVLEKINERDPDNKNLCVRMFDWFDYHGHMCLSFELLALSTFDFLKENNYLPYSISQVRHMAYQICLAVKFMHDNKLTHTDLKPENILFVNSDFTITYNVEKKRDERTVKSTAVRVVDFGSATFDHEHHSTIVSTRHYRAPEVILELGWSQPCDVWSIGCILFEYYLGFTLFQLPLLLLLRSFSPVGLTSGKSTVQLPNPQ; translated from the exons ATGCCTCATTCTCGGCGGTACCCGTCCTCAGAGCGGGCGAGCCGCTGTAGCTTTCAAGACAGGTATcgtgagcgagacagagagcgaggAAGAAGGCAGCGACGGCGACGCTCACCCTCCTTCTCTTCCAGCAGTGACAGAGAAAGACGGGGACGCGGGCACAGACAGGAGGGTGGCTATGCACGCTCTAGGAG CTACGACAACCGTTCACTAGACAGACGGCAGTATGACAGACGTTATTGCGAGAGCTACAGACGGCAGGACCACAGCAGGGATCGCGACCGGGAACGTGACCGCGGGACACCGGACAACTACTATTCTCGTGACACCTCGCCCAGTTACGACTACCGCCGCGTCCACGAACGGGAGCGTGAGGACTCGTACCGGCAGAAAGGCAGCAGGCGTAAGCACAAACGAAGGCGGCGTAGAACCAGGTCCTATAGCCCATCCTCCTCG CGGAGTGACAGCGGGACGCGGGCGCTGTGTGTGAGGGACGACGAGGAGGGTCATCTGATCTGTCGGAGTGGCGACGTCCTGCAAGAGAGAT aTGAAATTGTTGGCACTTTGGGGGAGGGCACATTTGGGAGGGTGATGGAGTGCATTGACCATCGCAG GGGTGGATGCCACGTTGCTctgaaaatcattaaaaatgtggAGAAGTACAAAGAGGCAGCTCGACTGGAGATCAACGTACTAGAAAAGATCAACGAGAGAGACCCTGACAACAAAAA TCTGTGTGTTCGGATGTTTGACTGGTTTGACTACCATGGCCACATGTGCCTTAGCTTTGAGCTTTTAGCTCTTAGTACTTttgatttcctgaaggaaaACAATTACCTGCCCTACTCAATCAGCCAGGTCCGGCACATGGCCTACCAGATCTGTCTTGCTGTCAAAT TTATGCATGATAACAAGCTGACCCACACAGACTTGAAACCAGAAAACATCCTCTTTGTGAACTCTGACTTCACCATAACATACAATGTAGAGAAG AAAAGAGACGAGCGAACAGTGAAGAGCACAGCAGTAAGGGTAGTAGACTTCGGCAGTGCCACCTTTGACCACGAGCACCACAGCACAATCGTCTCAACCAGGCATTACCGTGCACCTGAAGTCATTCTAG AGTTGGGTTGGAGCCAGCCTTGTGACGTGTGGAGTATTGGCTGCATTCTCTTTGAATACTACCTTGGCTTCACACTTTTCCAG CTACCCCTGCTGCTGCTCCTAAGGTCTTTCAGCCCAGTTGGGCTGACCAGTGGGAAAAGCACTGTACAGCTACCAAACCCTCAGTAG